A single genomic interval of Candidatus Margulisiibacteriota bacterium harbors:
- a CDS encoding protein-L-isoaspartate O-methyltransferase: MSLEKMIKEQIEARGISSQSVLNAMRSVERKYFIHPELRNQAYNDAPLSIGHGQTMSQPYIVAYMLEKLNIQPSDKVLEIGTGSGYQTALLSIIAKEVYSVEAIKPLLIQAQERLKKHKNVHIKLSGNELGWKENKLYDKIIVSAAAEQLPMILVDQLKPNGSMIIPVGSRNQELLLIHRNLNDIRFEKLIPVVFLPLV; this comes from the coding sequence ATGAGCTTAGAAAAAATGATAAAAGAACAAATAGAAGCACGAGGGATCTCGTCCCAGAGTGTGCTCAATGCGATGAGGTCCGTCGAAAGAAAATATTTCATCCATCCCGAATTACGTAACCAAGCCTATAATGATGCACCATTGAGTATAGGCCATGGGCAAACTATGTCTCAACCATACATTGTAGCCTACATGCTGGAAAAACTTAATATCCAACCTTCTGACAAAGTCCTTGAGATCGGAACAGGTTCGGGATACCAAACAGCGCTACTCTCTATTATCGCGAAAGAAGTATATTCCGTTGAAGCAATCAAACCGCTCCTTATACAAGCGCAGGAACGATTAAAAAAACATAAAAACGTTCATATCAAGCTAAGCGGAAATGAACTGGGATGGAAAGAAAACAAGCTTTATGACAAGATCATAGTATCCGCAGCCGCAGAACAATTACCGATGATACTCGTAGACCAGTTGAAGCCAAACGGATCAATGATTATTCCAGTGGGAAGCCGGAATCAGGAACTATTACTCATCCATCGTAACCTTAACGATATTCGATTTGAAAAACTTATTCCGGTTGTATTCCTGCCGTTAGTATAA
- a CDS encoding aminoacyl-tRNA hydrolase, with amino-acid sequence MKIIVGLGNPGEKYRKTRHNIGFDIIDYICSERNIVPFASKYKSLIAKGAIADSQVVLAKPQQYMNNSGEAVLALMGTLKVKPEDIIVVYDDFALRLGQVRIRKNGSAGGHNGIKSIIANIGENFVRVRIGIGCPGNEAVDFVLSRFSIEEAKVISGLYVSINECIEEIIVNGIESAMNKFNR; translated from the coding sequence ATGAAGATTATTGTTGGGCTGGGCAACCCAGGTGAGAAATATAGAAAAACCCGGCATAACATCGGTTTTGACATTATCGACTATATTTGCTCGGAAAGAAACATTGTTCCTTTTGCTTCAAAATACAAATCTCTTATAGCTAAGGGAGCTATTGCAGATAGCCAGGTTGTTCTTGCCAAGCCCCAGCAATACATGAATAATAGCGGAGAAGCTGTTTTGGCACTCATGGGAACATTAAAGGTAAAACCTGAAGATATCATTGTGGTTTACGATGATTTTGCTTTAAGGTTAGGGCAGGTCCGGATTCGAAAAAATGGCAGCGCTGGAGGCCATAATGGTATTAAGTCGATAATCGCTAATATCGGAGAGAATTTTGTACGGGTAAGAATTGGTATCGGTTGTCCGGGAAATGAAGCTGTCGACTTTGTTTTGTCGAGGTTTTCCATAGAAGAGGCTAAGGTAATTTCCGGACTCTATGTTAGTATAAATGAATGTATTGAAGAAATTATCGTTAATGGGATAGAATCAGCTATGAACAAGTTTAATCGGTAG
- a CDS encoding nitroreductase codes for MDFDKVVEKRRSVRKYKNTDVPKEIIEKIINQTVTYSPSANNLQPWKFLVISDEKIKQKIVAMCKRNSYMMNAPYIVIALSNQVECYEIIGNYMRSDVIDVSIAITHLILAATNEGLGSCWVGAFEADKIEHFLEIAYPWRILALIPIGYPDETGTYVSRKPSGEVVEWVG; via the coding sequence ATGGATTTCGATAAAGTAGTTGAAAAAAGAAGAAGTGTTAGAAAATACAAAAACACTGATGTTCCAAAAGAAATCATTGAGAAAATTATTAATCAAACAGTAACGTACTCCCCCTCCGCTAATAATCTGCAACCCTGGAAATTTCTTGTTATCTCTGATGAAAAAATTAAACAAAAAATTGTTGCCATGTGTAAAAGAAATTCTTATATGATGAATGCTCCATATATTGTCATAGCGCTATCCAATCAGGTTGAATGTTATGAAATTATCGGTAATTATATGCGAAGTGATGTTATTGATGTAAGTATCGCTATCACCCATCTCATTCTTGCGGCGACAAATGAGGGCCTTGGTTCATGCTGGGTTGGCGCTTTTGAAGCTGATAAGATTGAGCACTTCTTAGAGATTGCTTATCCTTGGAGGATCTTAGCCTTGATTCCAATAGGATACCCTGACGAAACAGGTACGTATGTGTCTAGAAAACCATCCGGTGAAGTAGTAGAATGGGTAGGGTGA